Proteins encoded by one window of Chloroflexaceae bacterium:
- the mraY gene encoding phospho-N-acetylmuramoyl-pentapeptide-transferase has translation MDVLRAVLVQDMARALLLAAAAFALTLIVGAWYVPFARRHKLGKQIRADGPQSHLAKTGTPTMGGIMIVSTVVILTVLFNLVDRWSMLLPLAVLVSFAVLGGVDDWMTLTGSRSRTYGFTVRYKFWLMMAVAFIASLALYLPPPFGLGHEGRLQIPFVGERDIGVFFIPIATLIIVFIANAVNLTDGLDSLAGWNLTLAFGAYGVMTFLAEPRLTNLMAFSFTLVGACAAFLWYNAHPAQVFMGDLGALSLGATLALVALQSQQWLLLPVVGFVFVIEALSVIIQTGYFKWTKWRYGQGRRIFKMAPLHHHFELLGWSQVQVTQRFVLIATVAAMIGISLAILFAPPAPKQAEQNPTTLVVETNP, from the coding sequence GTGGACGTCCTACGTGCGGTGCTGGTGCAGGATATGGCCCGCGCGCTGCTGCTTGCCGCAGCCGCGTTCGCGCTGACCCTGATCGTCGGCGCGTGGTACGTGCCGTTTGCCCGCCGGCATAAACTCGGCAAACAGATCCGCGCCGACGGCCCCCAGAGCCACCTGGCTAAAACGGGCACCCCGACAATGGGCGGCATCATGATCGTCAGCACGGTCGTGATACTCACCGTGCTGTTCAATCTGGTGGATCGCTGGTCAATGCTGCTGCCCCTGGCTGTGCTGGTGAGCTTCGCCGTGCTCGGCGGGGTGGATGACTGGATGACCCTGACCGGCTCGCGCTCCAGAACCTATGGCTTTACTGTTCGTTATAAGTTCTGGCTGATGATGGCGGTGGCCTTCATCGCCTCGCTGGCTCTCTACCTGCCGCCGCCGTTCGGCCTTGGACACGAAGGGCGCTTGCAGATCCCCTTCGTTGGCGAGCGCGATATCGGGGTGTTCTTCATCCCCATCGCTACGCTGATTATCGTCTTCATCGCCAATGCGGTAAACCTCACCGATGGCCTCGATAGCCTCGCCGGCTGGAACCTGACCCTGGCCTTCGGCGCCTATGGGGTGATGACCTTCCTGGCCGAGCCGCGCCTCACTAACCTGATGGCCTTTAGTTTCACCCTGGTCGGGGCCTGCGCCGCCTTTCTCTGGTACAACGCCCACCCGGCGCAGGTCTTCATGGGCGATCTCGGCGCGCTGTCCCTCGGCGCAACCCTCGCCCTGGTCGCCCTGCAGTCGCAGCAGTGGCTCCTGCTGCCGGTAGTCGGCTTCGTCTTCGTCATCGAGGCGCTGTCGGTGATCATCCAGACCGGCTACTTCAAATGGACGAAGTGGCGTTATGGCCAGGGCCGCCGCATCTTCAAGATGGCGCCGCTGCACCATCACTTCGAGTTGCTCGGCTGGAGCCAGGTGCAGGTGACTCAGCGGTTCGTGTTGATCGCCACGGTCGCGGCAATGATCGGCATCTCGCTGGCCATTCTCTTTGCTCCGCCGGCGCCAAAACAGGCCGAACAGAATCCAACCACCCTCGTGGTTGAGACCAACCCGTAA
- the ftsW gene encoding putative lipid II flippase FtsW: protein MTERTSRPDYVLLATVGSLVALGLVMVYSASFIEAFRDHQNQYYYLVRQTIGAIIGAIGMYVAIRIDYRIWRRYSVHLMAAALLLLFLVLILPDSMTKVNNSRSWIRFGEGVLGLVSVQPAELAKLAIIIYFADWLSRRSEKLSNVTYGLIPFSVMLGLVCGLVMLQPDLGTTVVLVLIGGVIYFAAGANLWHVAGAAALGVGAFWFLVFVMGVRNYRILAFLDPWKYYDTFGFQPIHAMLALGSGGIFGQGLGQGRQKFQWLPQAYTDTIFAIIGEELGLIGALAVIAAFVVFTYRGFRIAGRAPNPFAALVAVGVTSWICLQALINIGVTTSLLPFTGLTLPFLSYGNTSLYTSMIAVGILLNISKHTVQHHSQEITDAPPLRRFPAFLALQHRFVWRGHGRSRVPGSGGRRGYRRR, encoded by the coding sequence GTGACCGAACGCACCTCCCGACCGGATTATGTGCTGCTCGCCACTGTAGGCTCACTGGTGGCTCTGGGCCTGGTGATGGTCTATAGCGCGAGCTTTATTGAGGCTTTCCGCGATCACCAGAATCAGTACTATTATCTGGTGCGCCAGACGATCGGCGCTATCATTGGCGCGATCGGAATGTATGTCGCTATTCGGATCGATTATCGAATCTGGCGAAGGTATTCGGTGCATCTTATGGCGGCGGCGCTCCTGCTGCTCTTCCTGGTGCTGATCCTGCCCGATTCGATGACGAAGGTGAATAACTCGCGCTCGTGGATCCGTTTTGGCGAAGGCGTGCTCGGCCTGGTCAGCGTCCAGCCCGCCGAACTGGCCAAGCTGGCGATTATCATCTACTTCGCCGACTGGCTCTCACGGCGCAGCGAGAAGCTGAGCAATGTGACCTATGGTTTGATCCCCTTCAGTGTGATGCTCGGCCTGGTCTGCGGCCTGGTGATGCTCCAGCCCGACCTGGGCACCACGGTCGTGCTGGTGCTGATCGGCGGGGTGATCTACTTCGCCGCCGGCGCCAATCTCTGGCACGTGGCCGGCGCCGCCGCGCTGGGGGTGGGGGCCTTCTGGTTCCTGGTCTTTGTGATGGGAGTGCGCAACTATCGCATCCTGGCCTTTCTCGACCCCTGGAAGTACTACGACACCTTCGGCTTCCAGCCTATTCATGCCATGCTGGCCCTGGGCAGCGGGGGCATCTTCGGCCAGGGGCTGGGCCAGGGGCGCCAGAAGTTCCAGTGGCTGCCGCAGGCCTATACCGATACCATTTTTGCTATCATTGGCGAAGAACTGGGATTGATCGGCGCCCTGGCGGTGATTGCGGCCTTCGTGGTCTTCACCTATCGCGGGTTTCGCATCGCCGGGCGCGCGCCAAACCCCTTCGCCGCCCTGGTGGCCGTGGGCGTCACGAGCTGGATCTGCCTCCAGGCGCTGATCAATATCGGGGTGACTACCTCGCTGTTGCCCTTCACCGGGTTGACGCTGCCGTTTCTTTCATATGGCAATACGTCGCTCTACACCAGCATGATCGCCGTTGGCATCCTGTTGAACATCTCGAAACATACTGTGCAGCACCACTCGCAGGAGATTACCGATGCCCCGCCTCTTCGGCGCTTCCCCGCTTTCCTCGCCCTGCAGCATCGTTTTGTCTGGCGGGGGCACGGGCGGTCACGTGTACCCGGCTCTGGCGGTCGCCGCGGCTATCGCCGCCGCTAG
- a CDS encoding UDP-N-acetylmuramoyl-tripeptide--D-alanyl-D-alanine ligase — protein sequence MPSVFPWFLPGLEGKVLPLIDVLIGVQPRWSRATPSLPAFWQTVSFGEAVTDSREVEPGTLFLALAGERTDGHNFLPDVLARGARGALVTRAAVEARRATLDGVARPWVIVEPATADGLAEAPPDACLLIAVDDPLMAVQRLAVYHRRKLTPTVVGITGSVGKTSTKEVVAAVLSRRFRTLKSKRSFNSEATLPTTLLRLTPDHDVAVLEMGMWAPGEIRFLAALARPQVGIVTNVGPSHLERLGSLEAIGWAKSELPESLPAEGWAILNADDPRVRAMAAATPARVFTYGCSPDADLRAEAIASFGLEGIAFVAHHAGASVPLRLPMIGKHHVYTALAAASAGLVLGLSWHEIIEGLCDRQADSRVNVMTTPAGATLIDDTYNAAPLSTLAALDVLADLDGPRIAILGDMLELGAVEEEGHRRVGRRVASVAERLITLGQRGRWIADEALKSGMPPERVLVCSRHEEVVAAARPLLAPGVRVLVKGSRAMEMERIVAALQRRLEEE from the coding sequence TTGCCCTCGGTTTTTCCCTGGTTTCTGCCGGGACTGGAGGGCAAGGTGCTGCCGTTGATTGATGTCTTGATCGGGGTGCAGCCGCGCTGGTCGCGCGCGACGCCGTCGCTCCCGGCCTTCTGGCAAACGGTGAGCTTCGGCGAGGCGGTGACCGACTCGCGGGAAGTGGAGCCGGGAACGCTCTTCCTCGCCCTGGCGGGCGAACGCACCGATGGACACAATTTTCTGCCCGATGTGCTGGCGCGCGGCGCGCGGGGGGCCCTGGTCACCCGCGCCGCGGTCGAGGCTCGACGCGCGACCCTTGACGGGGTCGCCCGCCCCTGGGTCATCGTCGAACCTGCCACCGCCGATGGCCTGGCCGAGGCGCCGCCCGATGCGTGCCTGCTCATCGCCGTAGACGACCCGCTGATGGCTGTTCAGCGCCTGGCCGTCTACCATCGCCGAAAGCTCACGCCTACCGTTGTTGGTATCACCGGAAGCGTGGGCAAGACCTCCACCAAGGAGGTCGTGGCGGCTGTGTTGAGCCGCCGCTTCCGAACCTTAAAAAGTAAACGCAGTTTTAATAGCGAGGCCACCCTTCCGACCACCCTGCTCCGGTTAACGCCCGACCACGATGTCGCCGTGCTGGAGATGGGGATGTGGGCGCCGGGCGAGATCCGCTTCCTGGCGGCCCTCGCCCGGCCCCAGGTCGGGATCGTCACCAATGTCGGCCCGTCGCATCTGGAGCGCCTCGGCAGCCTCGAGGCCATCGGCTGGGCCAAGAGCGAGTTGCCCGAGAGTCTGCCCGCCGAGGGCTGGGCTATTCTCAACGCCGATGATCCGCGCGTGCGGGCCATGGCCGCGGCTACGCCGGCCCGCGTCTTTACCTATGGCTGCTCTCCCGATGCCGACCTGCGCGCCGAGGCGATCGCCAGCTTCGGCCTGGAGGGCATCGCCTTTGTCGCCCATCACGCCGGCGCCAGCGTGCCGCTCCGTTTGCCCATGATCGGCAAACATCATGTGTACACCGCCCTGGCCGCGGCGAGCGCTGGCCTGGTGCTCGGTCTGAGCTGGCACGAGATTATCGAGGGTCTCTGTGACCGGCAAGCCGACTCGCGCGTCAACGTGATGACAACCCCCGCCGGCGCGACCCTGATTGACGACACCTACAATGCCGCGCCACTCTCGACCCTCGCGGCCCTCGATGTGCTGGCCGACCTCGATGGTCCCCGCATTGCCATCCTCGGCGATATGCTGGAACTTGGCGCCGTCGAAGAAGAGGGGCACCGCCGCGTCGGGCGCCGGGTCGCCAGCGTCGCCGAGCGCCTGATCACCCTTGGGCAGCGAGGGCGCTGGATCGCCGATGAGGCCCTGAAGTCTGGCATGCCTCCCGAACGGGTGCTGGTCTGCAGCCGTCACGAAGAAGTAGTCGCCGCTGCACGCCCGCTGCTGGCCCCCGGCGTTCGCGTGCTGGTCAAAGGCTCGCGGGCCATGGAGATGGAACGCATCGTCGCAGCTTTACAACGGCGACTGGAGGAGGAGTGA
- a CDS encoding rhomboid family intramembrane serine protease, whose amino-acid sequence MTQPPDESDDLNGVLRRLQEEFGTRRFTEEPEDEDPRPSPPGSDPPLQAAGPPPPRTPVLLARRPRATWVLMAAILLMYGLSVLLSGALFQPDLRALLALGAKENSLIDAGQYWRLVSATFLHANLVHIFFNSFALYVLGPETERIYGTPRFLALYFLAGIGGSVASYLLSPAPAVGASGAIFGLIGGLGIFYFLNRAILGEFGRAQLQSMVAIAVINLIIGFSSAGVIDNWGHLGGLIVGALAALALAPRLRLDPRFSAPLLVRSAPPWGWAVAAALCIAMIALAVLLPGAR is encoded by the coding sequence ATGACACAACCACCTGACGAATCCGATGACCTGAACGGGGTTCTGCGGCGCCTGCAAGAGGAATTCGGGACGCGCCGGTTCACGGAAGAGCCTGAAGATGAGGATCCCCGCCCCTCTCCGCCAGGAAGCGACCCGCCGCTGCAAGCGGCCGGGCCGCCTCCGCCACGGACGCCAGTGTTGCTGGCCAGGCGGCCCCGGGCTACCTGGGTGTTAATGGCGGCGATTCTGTTGATGTACGGCCTGAGCGTCCTGCTCAGCGGGGCCCTGTTTCAGCCCGATCTGCGGGCGTTGCTCGCGCTGGGGGCCAAGGAGAACAGCCTGATTGATGCCGGCCAGTACTGGCGCCTCGTCAGCGCCACGTTTCTGCACGCCAACCTGGTGCATATCTTCTTCAACAGTTTCGCCCTCTACGTCCTTGGCCCCGAAACGGAACGGATCTACGGCACGCCGCGCTTCCTGGCCCTCTACTTCCTGGCCGGGATCGGCGGGAGCGTGGCGTCGTACCTGCTCTCACCCGCACCCGCTGTCGGGGCCAGCGGGGCGATCTTCGGGCTGATCGGCGGCCTGGGGATCTTCTACTTCCTGAACCGCGCCATCCTGGGCGAGTTCGGGCGCGCCCAACTGCAGAGCATGGTCGCGATTGCGGTGATCAACCTGATCATCGGCTTTTCCTCCGCGGGGGTGATTGACAACTGGGGACACCTGGGCGGGCTGATCGTGGGCGCGCTGGCGGCGCTGGCCCTGGCGCCGCGTCTGCGGCTGGATCCGCGTTTCTCCGCGCCGCTGCTGGTCCGCAGCGCGCCGCCGTGGGGATGGGCCGTCGCGGCGGCGCTGTGCATCGCGATGATCGCGCTCGCCGTGCTCCTGCCGGGGGCCAGATGA
- the mraZ gene encoding division/cell wall cluster transcriptional repressor MraZ gives MFLGEFEHTIDEKGRVAIPARFREELGEGFVLTRGFDVCLQGFPRPIWQQLSERISSLPISSAEARNMRRILFGSAAEVEIDRQGRILIPQNLREYAGLAEQVVITGMNTYFELWSSERWREVQANLADNGAAIAEQWANLGI, from the coding sequence ATGTTCCTGGGCGAGTTCGAGCACACCATTGACGAGAAGGGCCGCGTTGCCATTCCCGCCCGCTTCCGCGAGGAACTGGGCGAGGGATTTGTGTTGACGCGGGGCTTCGATGTGTGCTTGCAGGGGTTTCCGCGCCCGATCTGGCAGCAACTCTCGGAGCGTATCAGCAGCCTGCCAATTTCCAGCGCCGAGGCGCGCAACATGCGCCGCATCCTCTTCGGCTCCGCCGCCGAAGTGGAGATTGACCGTCAGGGCCGCATCCTCATTCCCCAGAACCTGCGCGAATACGCCGGGCTGGCCGAACAGGTCGTGATTACCGGGATGAACACCTATTTTGAACTCTGGTCGAGCGAGCGCTGGCGCGAGGTGCAGGCCAATCTGGCCGACAATGGCGCGGCGATTGCCGAACAATGGGCCAATCTGGGAATCTGA
- the murD gene encoding UDP-N-acetylmuramoyl-L-alanine--D-glutamate ligase — protein sequence MIDLRGKRVLVMGLGVHGGGLGVAQWLLRQGAAITVTDLASPEALAAPLALLNAAAARIGASVTYALGEHRAEDFTSHDLIVANPAVRPDSPWLALARAAGTPVETEMTLFFRACRGPILGVTGTKGKTTTALLLAAMLREDFPDTVAAGNMRVSALAALDNIGPATPVVLELSSFQLERLGAAGLSPPYALVTNLSPDHLNWHGSMEAYAAAKRQIYWHQTADGVVALNGADDASVEYFPPPDPGGRLIQVCAGPAWSGAACRYPRSSRRPAATVVLRDDQVIWDDPDGAFGPPSPPGGEALFARDEVRLPGAHNLANAMMAAALARAFGVAAASLRAALRGFGGVEHRLELVRELDGVRYVNDTTATNPAAALAALETIAPPVVLIAGGADKQLEFAALGAAIARRVRALVLLEGSATPRLLEAVRAAASDPPLIAGPYDDFATAIQTARSLAAPGDTVLLSPGCASFGMFRNEFHRGEEFRRLVGEL from the coding sequence ATGATAGACCTTCGCGGCAAGCGCGTGCTGGTGATGGGCCTGGGGGTCCACGGCGGCGGTCTGGGGGTCGCACAGTGGTTGTTGCGTCAGGGGGCGGCGATCACCGTTACCGACCTGGCCTCCCCCGAAGCGCTGGCCGCGCCCCTGGCCCTCCTGAACGCCGCCGCCGCCCGGATCGGGGCCAGCGTAACTTATGCCCTTGGCGAACACCGCGCCGAGGATTTCACTTCCCACGATCTGATCGTCGCCAATCCTGCCGTTCGTCCCGACTCGCCCTGGCTGGCCCTGGCTCGCGCCGCCGGGACGCCGGTCGAGACGGAGATGACCCTCTTCTTTCGCGCCTGTCGCGGCCCCATTCTCGGCGTTACGGGCACCAAGGGCAAGACCACCACGGCTCTGCTTCTCGCCGCGATGCTGCGCGAAGACTTTCCCGATACGGTGGCGGCGGGGAACATGCGCGTCTCGGCCCTGGCGGCCCTCGATAACATCGGCCCTGCCACGCCCGTAGTGCTGGAACTGTCGAGCTTTCAGCTTGAGCGCCTCGGCGCCGCCGGCCTCAGTCCGCCCTATGCGCTGGTCACCAATCTCTCGCCCGACCACCTGAACTGGCACGGCTCGATGGAGGCCTATGCCGCTGCCAAGCGCCAGATCTACTGGCATCAGACCGCCGATGGGGTCGTGGCGCTCAATGGCGCTGATGATGCGTCGGTCGAGTATTTTCCGCCTCCCGACCCGGGCGGCCGGCTGATCCAGGTCTGCGCCGGCCCGGCCTGGTCAGGGGCCGCCTGCCGCTACCCCCGCTCGTCGCGACGTCCCGCGGCGACCGTGGTGTTGCGTGATGATCAGGTGATCTGGGACGACCCGGACGGCGCCTTTGGCCCGCCCTCGCCGCCGGGAGGTGAAGCGCTCTTCGCCCGCGACGAGGTGCGACTGCCCGGAGCGCACAATCTAGCCAACGCGATGATGGCCGCCGCCCTGGCGCGGGCCTTCGGGGTCGCCGCCGCTTCCCTTCGCGCCGCCCTGCGCGGCTTCGGCGGCGTCGAGCATCGTCTGGAACTGGTGCGCGAACTCGACGGGGTGCGCTACGTCAACGACACGACCGCCACCAATCCCGCTGCCGCCCTCGCCGCGCTGGAGACCATCGCCCCGCCGGTGGTGTTGATCGCCGGGGGCGCCGATAAGCAACTTGAGTTCGCCGCCCTGGGCGCGGCGATTGCCCGGCGGGTCAGGGCCCTGGTTCTGCTGGAGGGCAGCGCCACGCCGCGCCTGCTCGAGGCCGTGCGCGCCGCAGCCTCCGACCCGCCGCTTATCGCCGGGCCGTATGACGACTTCGCGACGGCGATCCAGACGGCCCGCAGCCTCGCCGCGCCCGGCGATACGGTGCTCCTCTCGCCCGGCTGCGCCAGTTTCGGCATGTTCCGCAATGAGTTCCATCGCGGCGAGGAATTTCGGCGTCTGGTGGGCGAGTTGTAA
- the rsmH gene encoding 16S rRNA (cytosine(1402)-N(4))-methyltransferase RsmH, with product MFRSNSWQLTFAPRRLPAPGLARARAPWLPAGRAIRWALDESRPAPFHHVPVLLEAVLEALRPAPGALVIDATVGGGGHALALLRAAQPGGRLLGIDADPAALAAARARLDAAGLPPGSFVLHHGRFVDLQSIATAYGFAPVDAVLLDLGVSSYQLDTPERGFSFSAEGPLDMRMDPTGGPTAADLVNRLDERELADLIYRYGEERASRRIARLIVERRRQAPITTTADLASLVLRAVGRGGRERIHPATRTFQALRIAVNRELEQLEAALPQAVELLRPGGRLAVISFHSLEDRIVKQFFRAESGYGGSAGERPPRLTIITRKPIEAAPSEVAANPRARSARLRVAERRA from the coding sequence ATGTTCAGGAGCAATAGCTGGCAACTGACGTTCGCTCCCCGCCGCCTTCCGGCGCCGGGGCTGGCCCGCGCCCGCGCGCCCTGGCTGCCGGCCGGTCGCGCCATCAGATGGGCGCTGGACGAGTCCCGGCCAGCCCCCTTCCACCACGTTCCGGTGCTGCTGGAGGCGGTGCTTGAGGCGCTGCGCCCGGCGCCGGGGGCCCTGGTGATTGACGCGACAGTGGGCGGCGGCGGGCACGCCCTGGCGCTGCTCCGCGCGGCCCAGCCCGGCGGCCGGCTCCTGGGGATTGACGCTGATCCGGCGGCCCTCGCTGCGGCCCGCGCTCGCCTTGACGCCGCCGGTCTGCCTCCGGGCAGCTTTGTGCTGCATCACGGCCGCTTTGTTGATCTTCAATCCATTGCGACGGCCTACGGCTTCGCGCCGGTTGATGCCGTTCTGCTCGACCTGGGCGTCTCGTCATACCAGCTCGACACTCCCGAACGCGGCTTCAGTTTCTCCGCCGAGGGGCCCCTCGATATGCGCATGGACCCCACCGGCGGCCCGACCGCCGCCGATCTGGTCAACCGGCTCGATGAGCGTGAACTGGCCGATCTGATCTATCGCTACGGCGAAGAGCGCGCCTCGCGCCGCATCGCCCGCCTGATCGTCGAACGGCGACGCCAGGCGCCCATCACGACCACCGCCGACCTGGCCAGCCTGGTGCTCCGCGCGGTCGGACGGGGCGGGCGCGAGCGGATTCACCCGGCCACGCGCACCTTTCAGGCGCTGCGGATCGCGGTGAACCGCGAACTCGAGCAACTCGAGGCGGCGCTGCCTCAGGCCGTGGAGTTGTTGCGCCCCGGCGGCCGCCTGGCGGTGATCAGCTTCCATTCACTTGAAGATCGCATCGTCAAGCAGTTCTTCCGCGCCGAGTCAGGCTATGGCGGCAGCGCTGGCGAGCGCCCGCCCCGCCTGACAATCATTACCCGTAAGCCCATCGAAGCGGCGCCGTCCGAGGTGGCCGCCAACCCTCGCGCCCGCAGCGCTCGCCTGCGGGTCGCCGAACGGCGCGCGTGA
- a CDS encoding penicillin-binding protein 2, which yields MSVQSTSRFNQSAAVAAGRPWVRLSRWRINLLLFLCLVLMARIVLRLGELQVLRHAELRDLANREIARQITLMPTRGTITDRQGNVLAIDVDRESLWVVPSQVNQERAPRLALTLSTLVGKPVEEILAALTATDRYWLPVARWLEPEVAAQIETLNEPGLRLEYEPRRVYPQGTLAAHVVGAVNFNGDGISGIEAFYNSQLKGITGTLEAEFDGARNPIAIAPSRTVPPRHGINIQTTLDPFIQYMIERELKKAVEEHDADGGSIIVMDPRTGAIRGMASWPIFDPNRYGDYPPEIYGRNPAVNNLYEPGSTFKIVTVAAGLQARAFTADTTVNDTGVIYRYGYSLSNWNSGANGPLTPEGVLYFSSNVGALQLNELIGPEKFYALLRDFGFGRPTGVELGGEEQGIINSWGSPTYNDLNFLTNAYGQGISVTPLQMVQAMAAIANDGVMMRPYVVERRCDGPVCTDTEPVEAGRPVEPGVAWTVRRMLVHSANHYAPVVWAPITGSYADAWLVPGYQVGAKTGTSSIPIEGGGYDPNYTIGSVLGFGPLDNAHFAVLVKIDRPKDDIWGVGTAIPVFYKVMDELLRYERLPPDPALVSPGQS from the coding sequence ATGAGCGTCCAGAGCACATCGCGTTTCAACCAGTCCGCTGCGGTCGCCGCTGGCAGACCGTGGGTGCGCCTCTCGCGCTGGCGCATCAATCTGCTGCTCTTCCTGTGCCTGGTGTTGATGGCCCGCATCGTGCTGCGCCTTGGCGAGTTGCAGGTGTTGCGCCACGCCGAGTTGCGCGACCTGGCCAATCGCGAAATTGCCCGGCAGATCACCCTGATGCCGACCCGGGGCACGATTACCGATCGCCAGGGGAACGTGCTGGCGATAGATGTTGATCGCGAGAGCCTCTGGGTGGTGCCGTCGCAGGTGAACCAGGAACGGGCGCCCCGTCTCGCCCTGACCCTTTCCACCCTCGTCGGCAAGCCGGTCGAAGAGATCCTGGCTGCCCTTACTGCCACCGATCGCTACTGGCTGCCGGTGGCCCGCTGGCTCGAACCCGAGGTGGCCGCCCAGATCGAGACGCTCAACGAACCGGGCCTGCGGCTGGAGTATGAGCCGCGGCGGGTCTATCCGCAGGGAACCCTCGCCGCCCACGTGGTCGGTGCGGTGAACTTCAACGGCGATGGCATCAGCGGGATCGAGGCCTTCTACAACTCGCAGCTTAAAGGCATTACCGGCACCCTGGAGGCCGAATTCGACGGCGCCCGCAATCCTATCGCCATCGCCCCCTCGCGCACCGTGCCGCCCCGCCACGGGATCAACATCCAGACCACCCTCGATCCCTTTATCCAGTACATGATCGAGCGTGAGTTGAAGAAGGCGGTTGAGGAGCATGACGCCGACGGCGGCTCGATTATCGTCATGGACCCGCGCACCGGCGCCATTCGCGGCATGGCGAGCTGGCCCATCTTTGACCCGAACCGCTACGGCGACTACCCGCCGGAGATCTACGGACGCAATCCGGCGGTCAACAATCTCTATGAACCAGGCAGCACCTTCAAGATCGTCACCGTGGCCGCCGGGTTGCAGGCGCGGGCCTTTACCGCCGATACCACCGTGAACGACACCGGCGTGATCTACCGCTACGGCTACTCGCTCAGCAACTGGAACAGCGGCGCCAATGGCCCGCTCACGCCCGAAGGGGTGCTGTACTTCTCCAGCAACGTCGGCGCGCTGCAATTGAACGAACTGATCGGTCCTGAGAAGTTTTACGCGCTCCTGCGCGATTTCGGCTTCGGGCGCCCCACCGGGGTTGAGCTCGGCGGCGAGGAGCAGGGGATCATCAATAGCTGGGGCAGCCCGACCTACAACGACCTGAACTTCCTGACCAACGCCTACGGCCAGGGCATCTCCGTCACTCCATTGCAGATGGTGCAGGCCATGGCGGCCATCGCCAATGATGGCGTGATGATGCGGCCCTATGTGGTTGAACGCCGCTGCGATGGCCCCGTCTGCACCGACACCGAGCCGGTGGAGGCGGGACGGCCGGTAGAGCCAGGCGTGGCCTGGACGGTGCGGCGGATGCTGGTGCACTCGGCCAACCATTACGCGCCCGTGGTCTGGGCGCCGATCACCGGCAGTTATGCCGATGCCTGGCTCGTGCCCGGCTATCAGGTGGGCGCGAAGACGGGCACCTCCAGCATTCCTATCGAGGGTGGGGGCTACGACCCCAACTACACCATCGGCTCGGTGCTGGGCTTCGGTCCGCTCGATAATGCCCACTTCGCCGTACTGGTGAAGATTGATCGGCCCAAAGATGACATCTGGGGCGTCGGCACGGCCATCCCCGTCTTCTATAAGGTGATGGACGAATTGCTGCGTTACGAACGCCTCCCGCCCGATCCGGCCCTGGTCAGTCCGGGGCAATCCTAG
- a CDS encoding UDP-N-acetylglucosamine--N-acetylmuramyl-(pentapeptide) pyrophosphoryl-undecaprenol N-acetylglucosamine transferase — protein MYPALAVAAAIAAARPGYEAPHLVYVGSVGGMEERIVASESRLPFRGLPAAALRGRGPLGMLRGVVTIAAGVRAARRLLAEVRPAAILGTGGYVCVPLFLAARSRGVPTLIYLPDVVPGLAVRFLSRIATLTATSVEESLPRLGLRPGHPRALVTGYPVRPELFAQDRATCRRAFDLSDDLPVLLVYGGSRGARSLNRAMEALLPDLLAHCQIIHVCGREGDEVWLREAAERLPAGLQARYRLFPYLSSNAGSHSMVRAFGAADLAVCRSGASTLAELPAAGLPAVLVPYPYVHQDENADYLVRRGAAVKVPDGEMLGSGPPQAGPLYQTILRLVRDPAERARMAARSRELARPDAAQNLAEALLGLAARRGG, from the coding sequence GTGTACCCGGCTCTGGCGGTCGCCGCGGCTATCGCCGCCGCTAGGCCAGGCTACGAGGCGCCGCATCTGGTGTATGTGGGGAGCGTCGGTGGTATGGAGGAACGCATCGTGGCCAGCGAGAGCCGGTTGCCCTTCCGGGGGCTGCCCGCGGCGGCCCTGCGCGGGCGCGGGCCGTTGGGTATGCTCCGTGGAGTTGTGACCATCGCCGCTGGCGTGCGCGCGGCCCGGCGCCTGCTCGCCGAGGTGCGCCCGGCGGCCATTCTGGGCACCGGTGGCTACGTCTGCGTGCCGCTGTTCCTCGCCGCGCGCAGCCGCGGCGTGCCTACCCTGATCTATCTGCCCGACGTTGTGCCCGGGCTGGCCGTGCGCTTCCTCTCACGCATCGCCACCCTTACGGCGACGAGCGTCGAGGAGTCTCTGCCGCGCCTCGGCCTGCGGCCCGGCCATCCCCGCGCCCTGGTCACTGGCTACCCGGTGCGCCCGGAGTTGTTCGCCCAGGACCGGGCAACCTGCCGGCGGGCCTTCGACCTCTCGGACGATCTGCCGGTGCTGCTGGTGTACGGCGGGAGTCGCGGCGCGCGCAGCCTCAACCGGGCGATGGAGGCCTTGCTGCCGGATCTGCTCGCCCACTGCCAGATCATCCACGTCTGCGGCCGCGAAGGCGATGAGGTCTGGCTGCGGGAAGCGGCAGAGCGCCTCCCGGCCGGCTTGCAGGCCCGCTACCGGCTCTTTCCCTATCTCAGCAGCAATGCCGGGTCGCATTCAATGGTGCGCGCTTTCGGGGCGGCCGACCTGGCCGTGTGTCGGAGCGGCGCCTCCACCCTTGCAGAGTTGCCCGCCGCGGGACTCCCGGCTGTCCTGGTTCCGTACCCGTATGTTCATCAAGATGAAAATGCGGATTATCTGGTGCGTCGCGGCGCCGCGGTTAAGGTGCCCGACGGGGAAATGCTCGGCAGCGGGCCGCCGCAGGCAGGGCCGCTTTACCAGACCATTCTCCGCCTGGTCCGCGATCCGGCAGAACGCGCGCGGATGGCTGCTCGCAGTCGGGAGCTGGCCCGGCCTGACGCCGCGCAGAACCTGGCTGAGGCACTGCTTGGTCTCGCTGCAAGGAGGGGTGGCTGA